One part of the Triplophysa dalaica isolate WHDGS20190420 chromosome 25, ASM1584641v1, whole genome shotgun sequence genome encodes these proteins:
- the dbpa gene encoding D site albumin promoter binding protein a produces the protein MSRPISQLLPPDLPAGTSPQLGPSNPAGTTTNGHLNNSMANLKSLLQLPIKGDQRAKDCCEMKDKDKPSDSDEDSSGGAGGMNGGNGALRSTNQPAFLGPLLWERSLPCDGGLFQLQYMDLEEFLTENGMGCMPSGNTCSTAAQVPSQSTQSAVPSQSSQCPPSSSPPCSSSASSISSLSSSSSSSSLLGLDVPQGPGLLGGPECLHGAQTVPPDPSPSPSCPPPPVVPPTNASDVMVNFDPDPADLALSSVPGQEAFDPRRHRFTDDELKPQPMIKKARKMLVPDEHKDDKYWSRRYKNNEAAKRSRDARRLKENQISVRAAFLERENATLRQEVAEMRKELGRCRNIINKYESRHEDL, from the exons ATGTCCAGACCAATTTCTCAGCTATTGCCACCTGACCTTCCGGCAGGGACCAGTCCACAGCTCGGACCTTCTAACCCTGCAGGTACCACCACCAATGGCCACCTGAATAACTCCATGGCCAATCTAAAATCTCTCCTTCAACTGCCTATTAAAGGGGACCAGAGAGCAAAAGACTGCTGTGAGATGAAag ATAAAGACAAACCTTCGGACTCTGATGAGGATTCGTCGGGCGGAGCCGGGGGCATGAACGGCGGCAACGGTGCCCTTCGCTCCACCAATCAGCCCGCCTTCCTTGGACCGTTGCTATGGGAGCGCTCGTTGCCGTGCGACGGCGGCCTGTTCCAGCTCCAGTACATGGACCTGGAGGAGTTCCTGACGGAGAACGGGATGGGGTGCATGCCGTCGGGAAACACCTGCAGTACTGCCGCCCAGGTGCCCTCCCAGAGCACGCAGTCGGCCGTTCCCAGCCAGAGTTCCCAGTGCCCTCCATCTTCCTCTCCGCCATGCTCTTCCTCCGCTTCCTCTATATCGTCCCTGTCCTCTTCGTCCTCGTCATCTTCGTTGCTGGGACTGGACGTGCCCCAGGGGCCTGGACTGCTGGGAGGTCCTGAGTGTCTCCATG GGGCTCAAACTGTACCACCTGACCCCTCTCCAAGCCCGTCCTGCCCACCTCCGCCGGTAGTCCCGCCCACTAACGCGTCCGACGTCATGGTGAACTTTGATCCGGACCCCGCTGACCTCGCCTTGTCCAGCGTGCCGGGTCAGGAAGCGTTTGATCCGCGCCGGCATCGCTTTACAGATGACGAGCTGAAGCCTCAGCCCATGATTAAGAAGGCCCGGAAAATGCTTGTTCCAGATGAACATAAG GACGACAAGTACTGGAGCCGGCGCTATAAGAACAACGAAGCTGCGAAGCGTTCCCGCGACGCCCGCCGTCTAAAAGAGAACCAGATTTCCGTCCGAGCAGCGTTCCTGGAGCGGGAGAACGCCACCCTCCGTCAGGAAGTTGCCGAGATGCGGAAAGAGTTGGGCCGCTGTCGCAACATCATCAACAAATACGAGAGCCGCCACGAAGACTTATGA